In a genomic window of Melopsittacus undulatus isolate bMelUnd1 chromosome 1, bMelUnd1.mat.Z, whole genome shotgun sequence:
- the TMEM200C gene encoding transmembrane protein 200C, whose product MIATGGLLRISARKQDPLRPQSQVPKRKRKAKKKRKNDVVVVKGKLKLCSLSGLIALCGILVLLVGIALAVVGYWPKPSQVYREGSFGGGRHLAPQGGNPKNRSRSQEGAQAGGHPESSPRINTSTTATTWGSPQSPPTSLSPQASVGFLFRLFSSYLHSDKLKVLGPLIMGIGIFLFICANAVLHENRDKKTKIINLRDLYSTVIDAHSLRTKDGGTLASAPLNGFVNYVQSRSLELKPGGEGLGAAAMLAKSSWPPGLAVSLSPPDLASSSRRSSFCTPPQPPSLAEAVYSIYQERTDLAGHAVTSPPCSPPESWGRCSTASSIVSSSLSAFALLPLAPSSRGEGWLRPPGERGAQEIPRGEFELSLTDLSSSHVKGGCGMRRHKLVLRRQSTSCLPDARCPLSPEPPRSPAVSRDLDSSLLVKASSSYSKSLDLGESPPSSSPAIVRTDSQSSQSEPSSSNKGYSHLEEAGTSLESVANTSASKIQDCEEESPEKTDPLKATSREQTVKQSQQTQKQYTNKEKLFMISRSHAALRLEDGELESTGI is encoded by the coding sequence ATGATCGCCACTGGAGGCCTCCTGAGGATCTCAGCTAGGAAACAGGACCCCTTGCGACCCCAAAGCCAAGTCCCCAAGCGCAAACGCAAGGCCAAAAAGAAGCGCAAGAACGACGTGGTGGTGGTGAAAGGCAAGCTCAAGCTGTGCTCCCTCTCGGGGCTCATCGCCCTCTGTGGCATCCTGGTTCTGCTGGTGGGCATTGCCTTGGCTGTGGTGGGCTACTGGCCAAAGCCCAGCCAGGTGTACAGAGAAGGCAGCTTCGGCGGAGGCCGGCACCTGGCACCACAAGGTGGCAACCCCAAGAACCGTTCCCGGAGCCAGGAAGGGGCACAAGCAGGGGGCCATCCAGAGTCATCTCCCAGAATCAACACCTCCACCACTGCTACCACCTGGGGGTCCCCACAGTCTCCCCCCACCTCCTTGTCTCCCCAGGCCTCAGTGGGTTTCCTTTTCCGTCTTTTCTCAAGCTACTTGCATTCAGACAAGCTGAAGGTGCTGGGCCCCCTCATCATGGGTATCGGCATCTTCCTGTTCATCTGTGCCAATGCAGTATTGCATGAGAACCGCGACAAGAAGACAAAGATCATCAACCTGCGTGACCTTTACTCCACTGTCATTGATGCCCATAGCCTGCGGACCAAGGATGGAGGCACTCTGGCTTCAGCCCCTCTCAATGGCTTTGTCAACTACGTGCAGTCCCGGAGCCTGGAGCTAAAGCCTGGCGGTGAAGGCCTGGGTGCTGCAGCCATGCTGGCCAAGAGCTCCTGGCCACCAGGGCTGGCTGTCTCGCTTTCCCCACCAGACCTGGCATCCTCATCACGGCGTTCCTCTTTCTGCACCCCACCACAGCCACCCAGCCTAGCCGAGGCTGTGTATAGCATCTACCAGGAGCGCACTGACCTTGCTGGCCATGCTGTCACTAGCCCACCCTGCAGCCCACCAGAGAGTTGGGGCCGgtgcagcacagccagctcCATTGTCAGCTCTTCACTGAGTGCTTTTGCCCTCTTGCCCTTGGCGCCaagcagcagaggagaaggCTGGCTGAGGCCCCCTGGTGAGAGGGGAGCCCAGGAGATACCACGGGGGGAATTTGAACTGAGCCTGACTGACCTCAGCAGCAGTCACGTCAAGGGAGGCTGTGGGATGAGGAGGCACAAGTTGGTTCTCAGACGGCAGAGCACCAGCTGCTTGCCCGATGCCAGGTGTCCCCTTTCCCCAGAGCCACCTCGGTCCCCAGCTGTCAGCAGGGACCTGGACTCTAGCCTCTTGGTAAAGGCATCTTCTAGCTACTCCAAATCTCTTGATCTGGGGGAGTCGCCCCCCTCATCCTCTCCTGCCATCGTCAGGACGGACTCCCAGAGCTCCCAGTCTGAGCCTTCCAGCAGCAATAAGGGCTACAGCCACCTGGAGGAGGCAGGCACCTCCTTGGAGTCAGTTGCCAACACCTCAGCCAGTAAAATCCAGGACTGTGAGGAGGAATCACCTGAGAAGACAGACCCCCTCAAGGCTACCAGCAGAGAGCAAACAGTGAAGCAATCCCAGCAAACTCAAAAACAGTATACAAATAAAGAGAAACTGTTTATGATTTCTAGGTCGCATGCTGCATTACGGCTGGAGGATGGGGAACTGGAGAGTACTGGCATCTAA